From Arcticibacter tournemirensis, one genomic window encodes:
- a CDS encoding TonB-dependent receptor has protein sequence MKSFCILITLLTLYAADLKAQEDNRDIVVHLNHDTFQELVRQIESQTSYKVYYDDPGFDSLKTTLNIKYPSLSRVLDTALSGSGCHYAIFEQAVFITKNKQIVTSLPSQFSGKHSSPIAREALQFADEPSAKSIAMPATLENKLYPIGSNTNPGRSTATIAGYIRNAETGEPVSGVAIFINNPKIGTLTDVFGFYSLTLPKGRHELNITAVGLKDTRRQVLLNGNGKLDVSVYDQPFSLKEVVITSDKTSNIRRTAMGVEKLDIKTIKQIPAVFGEADVLRVVLTLPGVKSVGESSTGFNVRGGSTDQNLILFDEATIFNPSHFFGFFSAINPEVIKDVQLYKSSIPAKYGGRLSSVLELTGREGNKKEFTGTAGIGLITSRLNIEGPLIKDKTSFILGGRTTYSNWILNLLPDNADYHGAKASFYDVNLHISHQQNEKNRFYATGYFSNDKSNLATDTTFQYSNQNFALSWKHTLNNKLYGVLSGGYDRYSYDNYSNYKDDVDYRLKFSIGQMHLKTNFNYYPNARWNILFGATTIYYKNKPGSLEPYSDLSLVIADVLPQEQALESAVFADQQYDLTKALTLNAGLRYSFYNYLGPVSVSKYAENLTRNDANIEPVDHYKSGKIVKTYHGPEYRLGVRAAISPDLSIKASYNTQRQYIHMLSNTTSLSPTDVWKLSDWNITPQLGRQFSLGLYRNFLSNTIETSVEGYYKKIEDFLDYKSGAVLILNHKIEQDVLPTQGKAYGMEVMIKKLSGKLNGWLSYTYSRTLLKTADSNGTSSINGGAYYPANYDKPHDFTLIGNYRFSHRVSFSLNLTYSTGRPITLPVGKYYYAGGQRLLYSDRNQYRIPDYFRSDISFNVLGNHKKRQFAHNSWTFGVYNLTGKKNVFSAYFASENKIINGYQLSVFGTAIPFINYNIRIK, from the coding sequence ATGAAGAGTTTCTGTATTCTTATAACATTACTTACATTATACGCTGCAGACCTTAAGGCGCAGGAAGACAACCGCGATATCGTAGTACATCTCAACCATGACACTTTTCAGGAACTGGTAAGGCAAATCGAATCTCAAACTTCTTATAAAGTTTACTACGACGATCCCGGCTTTGATAGTTTAAAAACGACATTGAATATTAAATATCCTTCCCTGAGCCGTGTTCTTGATACAGCTCTTTCAGGTTCCGGTTGTCATTATGCCATATTTGAACAGGCTGTTTTTATTACAAAAAACAAACAGATAGTGACATCTTTACCTTCTCAGTTCTCAGGAAAACACTCAAGCCCAATTGCTCGTGAAGCTCTGCAGTTCGCGGACGAACCCTCTGCAAAGAGTATCGCGATGCCTGCCACATTAGAAAACAAATTATATCCCATTGGCAGCAATACCAATCCCGGCAGGTCTACCGCAACCATCGCAGGATATATCAGAAATGCGGAGACCGGAGAACCGGTAAGCGGCGTTGCAATTTTCATTAATAACCCAAAAATTGGTACACTAACCGATGTTTTTGGATTTTACTCGCTCACCTTACCGAAAGGAAGACATGAACTAAATATCACAGCCGTCGGCTTAAAAGATACACGAAGGCAGGTGTTGTTGAATGGCAATGGTAAATTAGATGTCAGTGTATACGATCAGCCTTTTTCATTAAAGGAAGTAGTGATTACCTCTGACAAAACTTCAAATATCCGGCGCACCGCAATGGGAGTCGAGAAACTTGATATTAAAACCATCAAACAAATTCCTGCTGTCTTTGGAGAAGCAGATGTCCTGAGAGTGGTGCTCACCTTGCCAGGAGTGAAGTCAGTTGGTGAATCAAGCACCGGATTTAACGTACGCGGAGGATCAACCGACCAGAACCTTATTCTTTTCGACGAAGCAACCATCTTTAATCCCTCTCATTTTTTTGGCTTTTTCTCGGCCATTAATCCCGAAGTGATCAAGGACGTCCAGCTATACAAGAGCAGCATACCCGCTAAATATGGCGGAAGACTTTCTTCGGTGCTCGAGCTAACCGGCAGAGAAGGCAATAAAAAAGAATTTACAGGGACCGCAGGTATCGGACTGATCACCAGCAGGCTAAATATTGAAGGACCGCTGATTAAAGATAAAACGTCTTTCATTTTAGGTGGCAGAACTACTTATTCAAACTGGATCCTGAACCTTTTGCCTGATAATGCGGATTACCATGGTGCAAAAGCAAGTTTCTATGATGTCAATCTCCATATTAGCCACCAGCAAAACGAAAAAAATAGATTTTATGCCACAGGATATTTTAGCAATGATAAATCTAACCTGGCTACAGATACCACTTTTCAATACAGCAATCAAAACTTCGCATTAAGCTGGAAACATACACTTAATAATAAGCTATATGGTGTTTTGTCCGGCGGGTATGACCGGTATAGCTACGATAACTATAGCAACTACAAGGACGATGTTGACTACCGCTTAAAGTTCAGCATAGGACAGATGCATTTAAAAACGAATTTTAACTATTATCCAAATGCCAGGTGGAATATCCTTTTTGGGGCAACTACTATCTACTACAAAAACAAACCCGGATCACTGGAACCCTATAGTGATCTTTCTTTGGTTATCGCGGATGTCCTGCCACAGGAACAAGCTCTTGAAAGCGCGGTTTTTGCCGATCAGCAGTATGACCTCACAAAAGCTCTTACCCTAAACGCAGGTCTTCGTTATTCCTTTTACAACTACCTCGGGCCTGTGTCGGTAAGTAAGTATGCAGAAAACTTAACCAGAAACGATGCCAATATAGAGCCAGTCGATCATTATAAAAGCGGGAAAATCGTAAAAACCTATCATGGCCCCGAATACCGGTTAGGAGTAAGAGCCGCGATAAGCCCTGATCTTTCAATAAAGGCCAGTTACAATACTCAGAGGCAATATATCCACATGCTCTCCAATACAACGTCTCTCTCCCCTACTGATGTATGGAAACTCAGTGATTGGAATATCACGCCGCAGCTTGGCAGGCAGTTTTCCCTGGGCCTCTACAGAAACTTTCTGTCCAACACAATCGAAACATCGGTAGAAGGGTATTATAAAAAGATAGAGGATTTTCTGGATTACAAAAGCGGCGCTGTGCTGATCCTTAACCATAAGATAGAACAGGATGTTTTGCCCACCCAAGGCAAAGCCTATGGCATGGAAGTCATGATAAAGAAACTTTCAGGCAAACTAAACGGTTGGCTAAGCTATACCTATTCACGCACATTACTAAAGACCGCAGATTCAAATGGTACGAGTTCAATCAACGGAGGCGCATACTATCCTGCAAACTACGATAAACCCCATGATTTCACCCTTATAGGAAACTACCGTTTCTCTCACCGGGTGAGCTTTTCTTTGAATCTAACCTACAGTACAGGAAGACCTATTACGCTTCCGGTAGGAAAATATTACTATGCAGGAGGACAAAGGTTGCTGTATTCCGATCGGAACCAGTACCGTATCCCGGATTATTTTCGCTCAGATATATCATTTAACGTTTTAGGTAATCACAAAAAAAGGCAATTTGCCCATAACTCGTGGACGTTTGGAGTATATAACCTAACAGGAAAAAAAAATGTATTCTCAGCTTATTTTGCCAGTGAAAATAAGATTATCAATGGTTATCAGCTCTCTGTTTTCGGCACAGCTATTCCTTTTATAAACTATAACATCCGTATCAAATGA
- a CDS encoding DUF5627 domain-containing protein has translation MKKILYTILAASVCLSSCENDDWEFDDYEFQSVYFAYQGPVRTITLGEDVFDTSLDNEHKCEIMATTGGVYENKSDVTIGIRVDNSIAANMEFNTGGDIIAMPSNYYNLASDKIVISKGQITGGVQVQLTDAFFGDPLSLKNTYVIPLKMTNVVNADSMLAGKSYVLYAVKYINMWHGNYLRRGKDVQTGKNGNTSLNKTIVRHKQYVESDEVSSVSTRSLTVAEFPVIFKDQNNQNITCKLLLNFDGSGNCTITNGDNTFTATGNGKFVKKGEKNSWGAKDRDALYLNYEIDLTDRHVSSTDTLVARDRGVKMETFTPVSK, from the coding sequence ATGAAAAAGATATTATATACGATACTGGCGGCTTCGGTTTGCTTAAGCTCCTGCGAAAACGATGACTGGGAATTTGACGATTACGAGTTTCAGTCGGTATACTTTGCTTACCAGGGGCCCGTCAGGACCATCACTCTTGGTGAAGACGTTTTTGACACCTCGCTGGATAACGAGCATAAATGTGAAATCATGGCTACAACGGGTGGCGTTTATGAAAATAAAAGCGACGTAACTATCGGCATTCGTGTAGATAATTCGATCGCTGCCAATATGGAATTCAATACGGGTGGTGATATTATCGCTATGCCTTCAAATTATTATAATCTTGCTTCCGACAAAATTGTGATTTCCAAAGGGCAAATTACAGGTGGCGTACAGGTACAATTAACCGACGCTTTCTTTGGAGATCCACTTTCATTAAAGAACACCTATGTAATTCCCTTGAAAATGACTAACGTAGTGAATGCTGATTCTATGCTGGCAGGCAAAAGTTATGTATTGTACGCCGTTAAATATATCAATATGTGGCATGGGAATTATCTTCGGAGAGGTAAAGACGTGCAAACGGGAAAAAATGGAAATACATCTCTGAATAAAACTATTGTAAGACATAAACAATACGTAGAATCGGACGAAGTCTCTTCCGTGAGTACGCGATCCTTAACTGTTGCCGAATTTCCCGTGATCTTTAAGGATCAGAATAATCAGAATATCACCTGCAAATTGCTTTTGAATTTTGATGGCTCGGGAAATTGTACAATTACTAACGGCGACAATACCTTCACAGCGACAGGAAACGGAAAATTTGTAAAGAAAGGAGAAAAGAACAGTTGGGGGGCTAAAGACAGGGATGCTCTTTATCTCAATTATGAAATTGATCTAACAGACAGGCATGTTTCCTCGACGGATACTTTAGTAGCGCGGGACCGCGGGGTTAAGATGGAAACCTTTACTCCTGTAAGCAAATAG
- a CDS encoding SusC/RagA family TonB-linked outer membrane protein, which yields MKSIKIGIALCLTVAMGSPALTSEKAAFKISNKSSARTKQSTTIPKSPQQDSVVLQDDKDSLVQVAFKRVNKADLLGGVSVVNVSRLMEKNYATYSLENLEALAPGFHGNIWGNSSYLVLVDGFPRDANNVLPTEIDQITVMKGIGAVALYGSRAAKGVVYITTKRGGSYAQKVNVRANAGINTPKAYPEYLGSAEYMTLYNEARRNDGLTDLYSTAAIYNHASGSNPFRYPNIDFYSSEYLSDSYNRYDLTTEISGGNETARYYTNIGYWSNGSLLNFGEAAGNNRSNRFNLRGNIDVKLNRVIKLNVDASASFYTGKGVNTDYWGNSATVRPNRFSPLIPISMLENGDDPSQIYVNNSNYVIDGKYLLGGTQLDQTNVFASIYAGGSNKNINRQFQFNTGVDFDLSGLLQGLAFKSTLAIDYLTSFTQAYNNNYAVYEAGWNNYAGYDQISGLTKYGDDSKTGAENISSSYYRQNIAFSGQFNYNRTFGKNHNVSGTLLGYGFHIGESEVYHKTNNANLGLQLAYNFAQKYYADFSSAYIYSAKLPEGNRAAFSPTLSIGWRISEENFLKDVSAIDNLKITASAGILNTDLDISTYYLYQGYYTYNNAAWYSWKDGQLVHSFDRRRGNNFDMTFPQRREINFGIEGSLLNDFIGFSGNAFFSQTKGNIVQPTSLYPIYLSTGWPVYSDIPYVNYDNDQRRGFDFSLNFNKQLGKVGWTLGFNGTYYQTEASSRASDSQYEYDYQRRTGRPLDAIFGLRSDGFFMDETDIANSPDQSTLASGGVKPGDIKYKDQNSDGIVDTRDEVYLGRGGWSGAPLTLGVNLTAKWKNLTFFALGAGRFGAKAMKNTNSYGNYFWVDGQDKYSEVVRGRWTEETKDVATFPRLTTGTSDNNYRDSDFWLFSTDRFDLAKVQVSYQFPARMLGKGFIKEFGAYVNGFNLLTIAKERDILELNVGSAPQTRFYNLGVKALF from the coding sequence ATGAAGTCAATAAAAATAGGAATAGCACTATGCCTCACCGTCGCAATGGGTTCGCCCGCATTGACTTCGGAAAAGGCTGCTTTCAAAATAAGTAATAAATCAAGTGCCAGGACAAAACAGAGCACAACAATACCGAAGTCCCCACAACAGGATTCGGTTGTTTTGCAGGACGATAAAGACTCTCTTGTACAGGTAGCGTTCAAAAGGGTTAACAAAGCTGATCTGCTGGGAGGCGTTTCGGTAGTCAACGTTTCAAGGTTAATGGAAAAAAACTATGCAACATATAGCTTGGAAAACCTCGAAGCTCTAGCTCCGGGTTTCCATGGAAATATTTGGGGAAACAGCAGTTATCTGGTATTAGTGGACGGCTTTCCAAGAGATGCTAATAACGTGTTGCCTACCGAGATTGACCAGATTACGGTAATGAAAGGCATTGGAGCAGTTGCCCTCTACGGAAGCAGGGCAGCCAAGGGTGTTGTTTATATTACCACTAAAAGAGGTGGAAGTTACGCACAAAAAGTCAATGTCAGGGCTAATGCGGGGATAAATACTCCTAAAGCATATCCTGAATATCTCGGATCGGCAGAATACATGACCTTGTACAACGAAGCCCGCAGAAACGACGGTTTGACTGATTTATACAGCACCGCAGCCATTTACAACCACGCGTCGGGATCTAACCCATTCCGGTATCCCAATATCGATTTTTATTCCTCTGAATATCTAAGCGACAGTTATAACCGTTACGATCTGACTACAGAGATATCCGGAGGGAATGAGACAGCCAGATACTATACTAACATAGGTTATTGGTCAAATGGATCTCTGTTGAATTTTGGAGAAGCTGCCGGGAATAATCGTTCCAACAGGTTCAATCTGCGCGGAAATATCGATGTAAAATTGAACAGGGTAATCAAGTTAAATGTTGATGCATCTGCCAGTTTTTATACGGGGAAAGGGGTTAACACAGATTACTGGGGAAACTCTGCCACCGTTCGCCCTAACCGGTTTTCTCCTCTTATTCCAATCAGTATGCTTGAAAACGGTGATGACCCGTCTCAGATTTATGTGAATAACAGTAACTACGTCATTGATGGAAAATACTTGCTGGGTGGAACGCAGCTGGATCAAACCAATGTTTTCGCGAGTATTTATGCCGGGGGATCAAACAAGAATATAAACCGCCAGTTTCAGTTCAACACCGGAGTAGATTTCGACCTGAGTGGGTTACTGCAAGGTTTAGCTTTTAAATCGACTTTAGCTATCGATTATCTGACATCCTTTACTCAGGCATATAACAATAATTATGCTGTTTATGAGGCTGGCTGGAACAATTATGCAGGTTACGATCAAATCAGCGGACTTACAAAATACGGCGACGATTCGAAAACAGGCGCAGAGAATATCAGTAGCAGTTATTATCGTCAGAACATAGCGTTTTCAGGGCAGTTTAATTATAACCGTACTTTTGGTAAAAACCATAACGTCTCGGGGACATTGCTCGGGTATGGCTTCCATATTGGAGAATCGGAGGTCTATCATAAAACGAACAATGCTAACCTTGGGCTACAGTTAGCGTACAATTTCGCTCAGAAATATTACGCTGATTTCAGCAGCGCATATATTTACTCGGCAAAACTGCCTGAAGGAAACAGGGCTGCATTCTCGCCCACACTAAGCATAGGGTGGAGAATTAGCGAAGAGAATTTCCTTAAAGATGTTTCAGCAATTGACAACCTGAAGATTACTGCATCAGCGGGTATTTTAAATACCGACCTGGATATATCAACCTATTATCTGTATCAGGGATATTATACCTATAATAATGCAGCATGGTACAGCTGGAAAGACGGACAATTGGTGCACAGTTTTGACAGAAGAAGGGGCAATAACTTCGATATGACTTTTCCCCAGAGAAGGGAAATCAACTTTGGTATTGAAGGATCTCTATTGAACGACTTTATCGGGTTCAGCGGAAATGCCTTTTTCAGTCAAACGAAAGGTAATATCGTACAACCGACATCCCTTTATCCAATATATCTCTCAACAGGATGGCCGGTTTACTCTGATATTCCTTATGTAAACTATGACAACGACCAGCGCAGAGGATTTGATTTCAGCCTGAACTTCAACAAACAACTGGGCAAAGTGGGCTGGACTCTTGGCTTTAATGGTACATATTATCAAACTGAAGCGAGCAGCAGGGCCTCAGACAGTCAATATGAATATGATTACCAACGGAGAACAGGAAGACCACTCGACGCAATTTTCGGATTGCGAAGCGACGGCTTCTTTATGGACGAAACAGACATAGCCAATTCTCCAGATCAATCCACCCTTGCTTCCGGAGGAGTGAAACCGGGCGACATTAAATACAAAGATCAGAATAGCGATGGTATCGTCGACACGCGTGATGAAGTTTATTTAGGAAGAGGAGGCTGGTCTGGTGCGCCGTTAACGCTGGGCGTAAATCTAACAGCTAAATGGAAAAACCTTACCTTTTTTGCGCTGGGTGCCGGACGGTTCGGAGCAAAGGCCATGAAAAACACGAATAGTTATGGCAACTACTTTTGGGTAGATGGTCAGGATAAATATTCTGAAGTTGTCCGGGGACGATGGACGGAAGAAACTAAAGACGTTGCTACTTTTCCGAGGCTCACAACAGGAACCAGTGACAACAACTATCGTGATTCTGATTTCTGGCTTTTCAGTACCGACAGGTTCGACCTGGCAAAAGTGCAGGTATCCTACCAGTTTCCTGCCCGCATGTTGGGCAAGGGATTTATAAAGGAATTTGGAGCTTATGTCAATGGGTTTAATCTCCTTACAATAGCTAAAGAGAGAGATATTCTTGAACTCAACGTAGGCTCGGCCCCGCAAACCAGGTTCTATAATCTTGGTGTAAAGGCACTATTTTAA
- a CDS encoding endo-1,4-beta-xylanase — protein sequence MKNLYKIALSLTLSMIMASCAKHELRDFYVEKPASFSNQEIIDAYQPLKTYLKEETLSNFKFGVALSLSEYVSKGVKNRLANSNFNEIVLGYEMKHGAVVQADGKLDLINVKTLLATAKSAGISVYGHTLCWHANQNATYLNSIIAPTVIPGQGPALEENLIANSNFETGNTSNWGGWGNSSQRGISANGQGYGATGYCMYMTNPSVVNPWEAQTAYDFGTPFQNGSTYKLKFYVKGTVAGAASAAMQNPVNYSGDDFGSFEVTTDWKLVELEKKTTTGDRKRFLFSFGGYKGTIYIDNISLQRVNPNSGEIVKTPEEKKTIITGALRQFISGMVDTCKFYVKAWDVVNEPMDDGRPAELKTGLGKTLAADEFYWQDYMGKDYAVEAFKTAREHGNAGDKLFINDYNLEYSLDKCRGLIAYVEYIESKGARVDGIGTQMHIDINSDKDKIVQMFTMLAATGKLIKISELDIGLGNNTKTTNATAEQYEAQKVMYKYIIDKYFEIIPANQRYGITIWSPTDSPASSSWRAGEPIGLWTEGYTRKPAYVGVAEALKGK from the coding sequence ATGAAAAATTTGTATAAAATAGCATTAAGCCTTACCCTTTCTATGATAATGGCTTCCTGCGCCAAGCATGAATTACGTGACTTTTATGTAGAAAAACCCGCGAGCTTTTCTAACCAGGAGATCATAGATGCTTATCAGCCTTTAAAAACGTATCTGAAAGAAGAAACCCTTTCTAATTTCAAATTTGGAGTAGCTCTCTCTCTTTCAGAATATGTTAGTAAAGGCGTAAAAAATCGACTGGCAAATTCCAATTTCAATGAGATTGTACTCGGCTATGAAATGAAGCACGGTGCTGTGGTCCAAGCCGATGGTAAATTGGACCTGATAAACGTAAAGACCTTGCTGGCAACAGCAAAGAGCGCCGGCATTTCGGTTTATGGGCACACGCTCTGCTGGCATGCCAACCAAAATGCCACTTATTTAAACAGTATAATTGCACCGACAGTCATTCCCGGACAAGGTCCTGCGCTGGAAGAGAACTTAATAGCAAACAGCAATTTTGAGACGGGCAATACTTCTAACTGGGGAGGCTGGGGAAACTCGTCCCAAAGAGGTATCAGCGCAAATGGCCAGGGTTACGGGGCTACAGGATACTGCATGTACATGACAAACCCCTCAGTAGTTAATCCGTGGGAGGCTCAAACGGCGTATGATTTTGGCACGCCCTTTCAAAATGGATCAACTTACAAACTTAAGTTCTATGTTAAAGGTACCGTAGCGGGTGCTGCTTCGGCGGCAATGCAGAATCCGGTAAATTATAGCGGTGATGATTTTGGGTCATTTGAAGTTACTACAGACTGGAAGCTCGTGGAACTTGAAAAGAAGACCACCACGGGTGACAGAAAGAGATTTCTTTTTAGTTTTGGAGGATACAAAGGAACCATCTACATAGATAACATATCTCTCCAGCGTGTTAATCCGAATTCAGGCGAGATAGTAAAAACACCGGAAGAAAAGAAAACAATTATCACAGGTGCCCTAAGGCAATTTATTTCCGGCATGGTTGATACATGTAAATTCTATGTAAAGGCATGGGATGTAGTAAACGAACCCATGGATGATGGCCGTCCGGCCGAACTAAAAACAGGTTTAGGAAAGACTCTCGCCGCTGATGAATTTTATTGGCAGGATTACATGGGTAAAGACTATGCTGTAGAAGCTTTTAAAACGGCCCGGGAACATGGAAATGCCGGCGATAAATTATTCATCAACGATTATAACCTGGAATATAGTTTAGATAAATGCCGGGGCCTGATTGCTTATGTAGAATATATAGAAAGTAAAGGCGCACGGGTAGATGGCATAGGTACACAGATGCATATCGATATCAACAGCGACAAAGATAAAATTGTGCAGATGTTTACGATGCTGGCTGCAACCGGAAAATTAATTAAGATCTCCGAACTGGATATCGGCCTGGGCAACAACACAAAAACAACTAATGCAACTGCAGAACAGTATGAAGCTCAGAAAGTGATGTACAAATACATTATCGATAAATATTTTGAGATCATTCCGGCAAATCAGCGTTACGGGATCACGATCTGGAGTCCAACCGACAGCCCTGCAAGCTCAAGCTGGCGGGCAGGCGAGCCAATCGGACTTTGGACCGAAGGGTATACCCGTAAACCTGCTTATGTAGGCGTAGCCGAAGCATTAAAGGGTAAATAG
- a CDS encoding RagB/SusD family nutrient uptake outer membrane protein — MRKILLICISMAVLFCSCEEMFEPAIENNLELENAFKDATYAQGLLLNGYTRLPTNSYSFNDVATDDAVTNDRNSGFLRMATGQWTAMNNPVDQWRNSRSAIQYLNQFFAVTDSVAWAIDPIISKMFNDRMKGEAYGLRALFIFYLLQCHGGKAANGELLGVPILLQHETLTSDFNQPRATFDDCLNQLYADLDSAEELLPLDYSDSSPVPSKYSNVSADNYHRVFGGSFIGRMTGRIAKGIRVRAALLAASPAYNTGDVAKWEKAANLAAQVIDLKGGITDLTNKDLEWYNNSTGGIDGLAAGANPTEILWRGNIGTSNDLERNHFPPTLNGSGRLNPTQNLVNAFPMINGYPISDVANSGYNAAAPYTNRDPRLRLYILVNGATAGTSSTAINTSEDGTTNDGLNKVETSTRTGYYLRKLLRQDVNLNPSSTTTQKHYTPHIRYTEIYLAYAEAANEAWGPLETGGNAYSAYSVIKAIRTRAGIGVSNGDPYLESVKNDKNAMRQLIRNERRLELCFEGFRFWDLRRWNADLNETAKGMRISAGNYSIIDVENRAYQPYMIYGPVPYSEVLKYNKLVQNAGW; from the coding sequence ATGAGAAAAATATTATTAATCTGTATCTCGATGGCCGTTCTGTTCTGCAGTTGCGAGGAAATGTTCGAACCTGCGATAGAGAATAACCTCGAACTCGAAAATGCATTCAAAGATGCAACGTATGCGCAGGGCTTGTTACTTAACGGATATACAAGACTCCCCACAAATTCCTATTCTTTTAATGATGTGGCTACTGATGATGCCGTAACAAACGACAGGAACAGCGGATTTCTTAGAATGGCGACGGGCCAATGGACTGCAATGAATAATCCCGTAGATCAATGGAGAAACAGCCGGTCGGCAATTCAATATCTAAACCAATTTTTTGCTGTAACGGATAGTGTAGCATGGGCTATAGATCCCATCATCAGCAAAATGTTTAACGACCGGATGAAGGGCGAAGCCTATGGTCTCAGAGCATTATTTATATTCTATCTTCTTCAGTGCCATGGAGGCAAGGCAGCAAACGGCGAATTGCTGGGCGTTCCCATATTATTGCAGCATGAAACATTAACCTCCGATTTCAATCAGCCCAGGGCAACTTTTGATGACTGTCTCAACCAGTTGTATGCAGATCTCGATAGTGCCGAGGAATTGCTGCCCCTGGATTACTCCGACTCCTCACCTGTCCCTTCAAAATACAGTAATGTAAGCGCAGACAATTACCATCGTGTCTTCGGCGGCAGTTTTATCGGACGTATGACCGGCCGGATCGCAAAAGGTATCAGGGTGAGGGCAGCATTACTGGCGGCAAGTCCGGCTTATAACACCGGAGATGTAGCCAAGTGGGAAAAAGCAGCCAATCTGGCGGCGCAGGTTATTGACCTGAAAGGCGGAATAACCGATCTTACGAATAAAGATCTGGAGTGGTATAACAATAGTACTGGTGGAATCGACGGGCTGGCAGCAGGAGCTAACCCTACTGAAATATTATGGCGGGGAAATATAGGTACAAGTAACGACCTTGAAAGAAATCACTTCCCTCCTACTTTAAATGGCAGCGGCCGGTTAAATCCAACACAAAACCTGGTTAATGCTTTCCCAATGATCAATGGATATCCTATTTCTGATGTAGCAAACAGCGGCTATAATGCTGCCGCCCCCTATACCAATCGCGATCCCCGGTTGAGGCTCTACATTCTGGTGAATGGTGCTACTGCCGGAACATCCAGTACAGCAATCAATACTTCTGAAGATGGCACGACAAATGACGGATTGAATAAAGTGGAGACCTCTACCCGTACCGGCTATTACCTCAGAAAGTTATTGAGACAGGACGTCAATCTTAATCCGTCATCAACCACTACTCAGAAGCATTATACCCCCCATATCAGGTATACCGAAATATATCTCGCCTACGCAGAAGCTGCTAATGAAGCCTGGGGGCCCCTGGAAACTGGTGGCAATGCTTATTCAGCGTACAGTGTAATCAAAGCGATCCGGACCAGGGCAGGCATAGGAGTTTCAAATGGAGACCCTTATTTAGAGTCGGTTAAAAACGACAAAAATGCCATGAGACAGCTAATCCGGAATGAGAGAAGGCTGGAATTATGCTTTGAGGGCTTCCGTTTCTGGGATTTGCGCAGATGGAATGCCGATCTGAATGAAACGGCAAAAGGTATGCGTATTTCTGCCGGCAATTATTCAATAATTGATGTAGAAAACAGGGCTTATCAGCCCTACATGATCTACGGACCTGTTCCTTACAGCGAAGTCTTGAAATACAACAAGCTCGTTCAAAATGCAGGATGGTAA